The following is a genomic window from Chryseobacterium sp. StRB126.
TCTGCTCTCTTTCCCATGATAACAATAGCTTCGTAGATTGAACCTACTTTATCTTCAATCTTATCTTTGTCGTAAGTAATAGTATTTACTTCTGCTTTTGTATCTTTTACACTCATTTTGAGAAATTTATTTTTATTTTAAGATGGCAAATTTACGAATTATCTTTTAATTTTGAAAGTCGCTGCTGGCGGAGGGGTCTTAAGTGCCGCACTATCCCTCTGCATCTGCTTTGCCTGCTTTTCGTTACTGATTTGATCTTTAATCTGCTGTTCTTTTTTATCCTGGCTGGCAAGCTTTTCAGCTTCTTTCTTTTGTCTGGCTGTTAACGCAGCAATTTTTGCTTCTGTTTCTTTTTTAACAATTACAAAATGTTCTTTTTCTTTTTCCAGCTTTGCTCTTAGATCAGATGCTGTTTTAGAATATTCTGTATTAGGAAGCTCCTTTTCAACCATTTTCACATAGGTTAAAGCGCTTTCAATACGTTCGTCTTTAAGGCTATAAATAGACTTTATGGCTAATTCATAACGAGATTTCATGATATAATCATAAATTTTCGGACGAAGTTTTGTACTTGGGAAATCTTCCAATACATTTTCTAAAGCTACGTTAGCCGCTTTGTACTCACCCATTTTAAAGTACTGTCTTCCGTTTTCATAAGCTTTAAACTCCAGCTTATAAGAAAGTTCGTCAATAAGTTGACTAATATTTTTTGATCTTTCTGAATTTGGATAATTGTTCAGGAAGTCCTGAAGCTCATTAACCGCTAATTCTGTACTTGACTGATCCAGGTTGTAATCCATAGATCCTTCATAGTAACATAATGCAGACATATAAGCTGCTTCTTCTGCTCTTGGATCTTTTGGAAAGTTTACCGCAAAGTTTTTAAACTGATGCCCCGCCAGTTTATAACTTTTATCGTAGTAATTGGCATAAGCTGTATTGAAACCAACGTTAGGAAAGTCATCCGTTCCCGCTACAAGGTTCGCTAGTCTGTCATAAAGAGCCAATGCATTTTTCCACTTTTTCTTAGCGAAGTTTTCATTGGCAGCTTTTAAGATAAAATCTTTATCAGCACTCTTCATTGCTCTTTCTTGCTGGCTAACACATGATGCCATCACTGCTACAGCAAAAAGACCTAAAATATATTTTTTCATATAAAAAATTCAACAGTTTTCGGATTATACAGCCGATTTACTAATTTGCAAAAATATAACTTTTTTGTCAATAGATTTTTTTTTATGAATATTTAACGTAATTTTAGTCTGCAGCATATCCTAAAATTGCAAAAACACTTAATAAAAGATTCATTCTCACTTTCTTTTCAGCCTCTTTAGTATAGGCTTCTTCGTTTTTACTTGGTACGTAAAGTTCATAAAAATTTTTATTCCGGATCACAAATAAAGTAGAACCGATAATCATCGTAAGAATATCTTCCGGCTTGGGGGTAAAGGTAAATACTCCTGAAGCCACTCCTTTTTTGATGACTTCATCCAGTTTTTTGACAAACAGCTGGTAAAAATCCAGCAATTCATCCTTTAAATTCTCTGTATGACGGAGTTCCTGGGTAACAAACCCATGGAAATAATTGTATTTGAACAGTTGGGAAACAATATATTTTATCATTTCGCGCATCTGCATTTCTGGCTTTCCCTCTTTAATGGTATCAGCAAATTCTGAAAAATTTTCCCTGGTCTTTAATACTCTATATTGATAAAGATAAGACATCATTTTCTCCTTAGAACCGAAGTAATAAGAGATCATCGCAACATTGATATTGGCTTTCGAGCAAATATCTCTCACAGAAGTTCCTTCGTACCCTTTCCTTGCAATTAATTCTTCTGCAATATCCAGTATGTGAATCTGTTTTTCAGTAAATTTTTTTTTCATAAAGTGTACTTTGAGTAAAGTTAAGAAATTTTTAACACATTTGTAAACGATCGTTTAATAATTTTATATTAATTCCAAATAGTAGTATTTTTGACTATGGAATTTTTTGATTTTCATCATCATAAAAAATACATCCGAGACGGAATTTACAATTTGGATATTGGACAAATTCCGCCGGATTCCCCTTATTCAATAGGAATACATCCCAATAATATTGATATTAATAACATAGATCACCAGTTGAACTGGATGAAAAGCATGATGTTTCAGAACTGTTTTGCCATAGGAGAATGTGGTTTAGATTCTCTTGTTTCTATTGACCAAAAAATCCAGCAGGAAATTTTTTTAAGGCAGATCAATATTTCCAATGAAGTAAAAAAGCCTGTTATCGTTCACTGCGTTAGAAAATTTTACGAGGTAATTTCTCTTAAAAAAAGGGCGGAACAGCCTATGATTATTCATGGTTTTAATAAAAAACAGAAAATTGCAGAAGATCTTCTGGCCAATAATTTTTATCTGAGTTTTGGAAAAGCTGTTTTGTATAATTTATCTTTGCAGGATATTTTAAAAAATACTCCCTTAGACAAATTCTTTTTAGAAACTGACAATGAAGATTTTAAGATCGAAGAATTGTATCTGAAGGTTTCGGAAATAAAAGGAATTTCTTTGGAAGAACTCAATGAACACATTTTAGAAAATTTACACACGATAAGAAATGGATAAATACTGGTTGGAAAGAACGGAACTTTTGGTAAAAGAAGAAGGTTTGGAAAAATTGAATAAAGCCACTGTTTTGGTTGTTGGTTTAGGTGGTGTAGGTTCTTTTGCTGCTGAATTTCTGGCAAGAGCCGGGGTAGGAACCATGACGATCGTAGATGGTGACACAGTAGATATCACCAATGTAAACAGACAGTTACCAGCATTACGGTCTACTGTCGGAAAACATAAAGTAGAAGTTGTTGCAGAAAGACTTTTAGATATTAACCCCGATCTTAATTTAACTAAAATTAATGAGTTTCTGAATCCTGAAAGAATGGATGAAGTTTTGGATTCTGCAAAATTTGATTATGTTTTGGACTGCATTGACAGTGTTACTCCAAAACTTTGTTTGATTATAGCAGCCAAAAGAAGAAGGATAAAAATTGTAAGTTCAATGGGAGCCGGTGGAAAAACCGACCCAAGCAAAGTATTGGTGAGAGACATTAGCAAAACCGAACATTGCCACCTTGCAAGACAAGTAAGAAAAAGGTTGAAAAAAGTAAAAATTGACAAAGGGGTTCGTTGTGTTTTTGCTAATGATATTCAGGATGAAGAAAGTTTGAAAATGACTGACGGAACCAATTATAAAAGGTCTTTTTATGGAACAATAAGCTATATGCCTGCAATTTTCGGTTTGTATGCTGCTGCTGAAGTTATCAACTCTCTAGTGA
Proteins encoded in this region:
- a CDS encoding ThiF family adenylyltransferase → MDKYWLERTELLVKEEGLEKLNKATVLVVGLGGVGSFAAEFLARAGVGTMTIVDGDTVDITNVNRQLPALRSTVGKHKVEVVAERLLDINPDLNLTKINEFLNPERMDEVLDSAKFDYVLDCIDSVTPKLCLIIAAKRRRIKIVSSMGAGGKTDPSKVLVRDISKTEHCHLARQVRKRLKKVKIDKGVRCVFANDIQDEESLKMTDGTNYKRSFYGTISYMPAIFGLYAAAEVINSLVKQD
- a CDS encoding outer membrane protein assembly factor BamD; its protein translation is MKKYILGLFAVAVMASCVSQQERAMKSADKDFILKAANENFAKKKWKNALALYDRLANLVAGTDDFPNVGFNTAYANYYDKSYKLAGHQFKNFAVNFPKDPRAEEAAYMSALCYYEGSMDYNLDQSSTELAVNELQDFLNNYPNSERSKNISQLIDELSYKLEFKAYENGRQYFKMGEYKAANVALENVLEDFPSTKLRPKIYDYIMKSRYELAIKSIYSLKDERIESALTYVKMVEKELPNTEYSKTASDLRAKLEKEKEHFVIVKKETEAKIAALTARQKKEAEKLASQDKKEQQIKDQISNEKQAKQMQRDSAALKTPPPAATFKIKR
- a CDS encoding TatD family hydrolase, with product MEFFDFHHHKKYIRDGIYNLDIGQIPPDSPYSIGIHPNNIDINNIDHQLNWMKSMMFQNCFAIGECGLDSLVSIDQKIQQEIFLRQINISNEVKKPVIVHCVRKFYEVISLKKRAEQPMIIHGFNKKQKIAEDLLANNFYLSFGKAVLYNLSLQDILKNTPLDKFFLETDNEDFKIEELYLKVSEIKGISLEELNEHILENLHTIRNG
- a CDS encoding TetR/AcrR family transcriptional regulator, with the translated sequence MKKKFTEKQIHILDIAEELIARKGYEGTSVRDICSKANINVAMISYYFGSKEKMMSYLYQYRVLKTRENFSEFADTIKEGKPEMQMREMIKYIVSQLFKYNYFHGFVTQELRHTENLKDELLDFYQLFVKKLDEVIKKGVASGVFTFTPKPEDILTMIIGSTLFVIRNKNFYELYVPSKNEEAYTKEAEKKVRMNLLLSVFAILGYAAD